The genomic window GTGCTGCCACGTTGGCATCATTATCTAAATCAAATGGAATACCAAACGTTTCTTCCATTGGTTTTTTTATTTCTTGAAGAGTTGACCAGTTTAAGTTGTAAGCACCAATCACTGTTCCATTTTCTTTATCGACTGTTCCTGGTGTTCCCATACCAATCCCAATAAAATCAGATGGCTTCATGTCATATAAATCTAATCTGTGTTTGATTGATTCCATAATATCTGGGACAATGTGTGAGCCGTTGTCTTCAATATTTGTTTCAACACTCCATCGTTGTTGAATCTCACCATCTTCTGTTAAAATGGCTAATTTTGCTGTTGTACCACCTAAATCAATACCTATTAATTTATTTGTCATTTATTGACCCTCCTGATAATCTTCTTCAAGATGATGCTCCCGTTTTAAAACTAGCATGGCTTTTATGTATTCCTGTTTGTCTATCAATCCTGCTTCTTCCAGTTGCTTTAATTCAATCATCATTAATTCAATATCCCATAGCCGATTTCCGACATAAATAAAAATACCAAATCGTTTAAATAACTGTTGCACATCATACATTGTTTTCAATTTTCACTACCGACCTTATTATACAGATATATCCTTGGTATTCCTAGTACCGTCTGCATTTATTTTCATTTTATCCATAAAAACCTTTATATAAACATCCCACTGATAACAGAACAAAGACCACTAAAGATAACAATCGTTTTGTTTTATCAATGTTTTCATTGAAACCAAGTTTATTTGCTGGCACGCCCACAATGATCATAATCAGTAACCCACCAAGTGCTCCACCAAAGTGTCCCATAATATCAACACCTGAATCAAATAAATTCATCACTAAATTCATTAGAATAAGTAGTGTCATGTTACGCGACATATATTTGATCGCTGGATGATATTTGTAAATTTGCCCTAAAATAATAAAGGCCGCAAAAATACCAAATAACGAAGTACTTGCGCCGGCAGAAATCGCATTGTCTGAACCAAAGGCAAAACTCCACAAATTACCAAAAATCCCACTTAACATATAAACAAGAAAAAATCGAGCGTGTCCAATCAACGGCTCTAAAATACGACCGACAAAATATAATCCTAAAGAGTTTAACAATAAATGGAAAAAGCCAATATGAACAAAAATTGGCGTTACCAGTCGCCAAATCTCACCATCGATGTTGATAGCTGCATGAGTCATTGCACCGAATTGATACAAAATTCCAACGTCTTCTGAGCCTGAATAAATCCCTTGCGTTAATCCAACTAACTCCATCAAAATAAAGACGACGATTTGAATCGCTAAAAATAAATAAGTAAAGTACGGTCCACGTTTGAAACGCATCCAACGTGTCGTATTATATTCTCTCATACAGTTCCCCCTTACGTGCACAAATCAATGTGTCCACGATTTTATCATGTGGTTCAGTTTCTAGTTCCTCTAATAACTGTTCTTGGAAGACCAAACTTATTGTGTGCCCTTTAAAGTCAGTCAAGTAACGGTCGTAAAATCCACCACCGTACCCTATTCGTTTGCCTTCTGTGGTAAATCCAACACCAGGCACAATCATCAAATCAATGTCTACTTTGTCATAAAGCTGACTGTCAATCGGCTCATACACACCAAATCGTGTTAATTCAAGTTCAACCGAGTCATCATACAGATAAAAATCCATTAACCCCAACTTTTGCGTCTTTGGAATCACAATCGTTTTTCCTTCGTTAAAGGCTCGTGTCATCAATTTTTTTGTATCAAACTCATGTGTCATTGGATAAGTCGTCGCTATGACTGTCGCTTGTTGCCATTGACTCGTTTCAAATAACCGCGACAACATCTCATCTTCTATGTTATTTTTTTTATTTTCTTGTGTTGCAAGATGATTTAACCGTGAAATGATCTCTTGTCTAATTGCCTTTTTCATCTCGACACCCCCTTAAACAGTATACTAAAATATTATAACATAACTTGTTTGTGACCTTTATCTAAAAGTTATATAAAGGGGCTTTTAATAAAAATTTTATCATTTTTGAAATGTTTTGAGTAGAACATCTAATGCATGATTTAATTCCTCCATCTCTTCTTTAGTCAGTTTTTGATTTAAATCTTCACCCAAATCTGTTGTATCAAATGGGTTTCTCTTTAAATAACTCATCCCTTTTTCACTAATTGACACGTTAGTGATTCGTTTGTCTAATGGGCTGATTGTTTTTTTTACTAAACCGTGTGACACAAGTTGTGAGATAATCCGCGTTGTCTGTTGTTTCCCAAAATAAAAATCTGTGGCGATGTCTGTCATAGTCATAGACGGTACTTGTGTCAAGCCGAGTAAACAGTAATACCCTTCATATGTGATGTTTAAATCATTTTTTTGTTTGATGCGTCTTTCCACATTGAAATGCCAATAGGGTAATAGTTTTAATAATTTATTTGCGATTTTTTCCATTTTGCACACTCCTAAATTGACTTTTTTATCTTCTTCATGATACCTTATTAGTACATATTTGTGTACTAAAAGAAATGAGTTGATTTAATTATGCTAACAAAACTATCCACCCACATAAAACAAAACTTCAGTAAAAATCTAGTAGATTTCACCACAAATCTATTGTTTATCTTAATTTTCACCTTAATCTTTGGTAAAGAAAATTTACTCCCTATTGTCGCATTAAGTGTTGGGTTTCTGATGTTTCCTAAAATTAATTTCGGCGTAACAGACAAAGTTCTTATCATGACAAACTTGATACTATTTCCACTTGGAGGTATCATCTCCCAACTGCCACATAGCCAGCCGTTTTTATTATTTTTTGTCTATGCTGCATTTACTCTACTAATTTTAGTCTTAACTGCTGAACCAATTGCGTTTCAATATTCGATTCCATATATGATTAATTTTTTATTTTGCCAGGCAACTCCTGTCGAGTCTACTCACGCACTAAATCGGATAATATGTCTCGTCGTAGGGAGCGTTGTATTAAGTATTTTAGCCGTCAAATCAAAGAAAAGACAGCCTTTAACTGCAACAAAATTAAAGCTAGACGAACAAATCAAACGCTCCGTTTCTACTCCAATCTATCTACTAAAAATGACGTTAAGTGTGTCGATTGCTATGACAGTCGCTATTTTGATTCATGCTCCAAAACCTCTTTGGATTAGTATTGTGGCGATGTCTCTAACGGAAATCCACTTTAGTGAGACTGTCAAAAAAACACGCGAACGCATTATTGGCACAGCGTTTGGCGTGATTGTCTTTTATTTATTTTTAGTTAAACTCATTCCAACACCTTATGCGATCGCCTTTATACTAAGTGTTGGATTTATCAGTTACTTTTTAGTCGATTACAAACATAAAACCATTGTCAATTCTATTGCCGCCATGAATGCTGCACTGGTCATGTTTCCAAGTGGCGTGTCAATTGCAAATCGATTTATCGGTTTATTCATTGGGATTGTCATTGCGATTGTCGTGGCGATGATGTGCCACCTCATTCAAAAAGCAATTGTACGATAAAAAAGCTACAGTCATTATCAAAATGGCGTAGCTTTTTTTGTTTATTTACTCTTCTCTTTTTTCATTTGTTTACTTCTTAACTGCCCACACGCTGCATCAATATCAGACCCAAATTCTTGTCTGACAACACAGTTGATGCCATTTCTTTTTAAAATATCATAAAAAGCTAGCGTATCTTTTTTTGTGCTTCGTTGATACAAGTCATGTTCTTCCACTGTATTATAAGGAATCAAGTTGACATAAGTGAGTTTTTTCTTATCTTTCAATAAGTCTGCCAATTGTTGGGCATGCTCTGGTGTGTCATTCACCCCTTGAAGCATGATGTATTCAAACGTAATACGTCGGTTGGTTTCTTTTAAATAATAATCCACTGCGTCCATCAAACGCTCTAATGGATACGCTCGATTAATTTGCATGATAGATGTGCGTGTGTCATTATTTGGTGCATGAAGTGAAATTGCTAAGTTGACTTGCAAGCCATTTGTCGCAAATTGCTTGATTTTTGGTACCAATCCACTTGTCGATACAGTCATATGTCTTGCACCTATTTGAAGCCCTTTTGGATCATTCATGATAGATAAAAAGTCCATCACGTTATTATAATTATCAAACGGTTCACCAATTCCCATGACTACAATATGACTCACTCGTTCGCCTTGCCCTTGTTTGTCTAGGTAATGTTGTACTTTCATAATTTGGGCGACAATTTCACCTGTTGTTAAGTTACGTTGTTTTTTCAGTAACCCACTCGCACAAAATGTACAGCCAATGTTGCACCCAATTTGTGTCGTCACACAAACTGATAGTCCATACGCTTGACGCATCAACACAGTTTCAATCATATGATGATCAGGCAACTCAAATAAATATTTTACCGTCCCGTCTTGACCTTCTTGGACAACGACTTCATTCAAAGGGTCTAACACAAAGTTTTCATTTAATAATTCAATTGTTTGTTTAGAAAGATTGCTCATTTCAGAAAAATCTGTCACACGTTTTTCATATAACCATTGCCACACTTGGGCTGCTCTAAATTTCTTTTCACCATTTTTCACAAACCAGTCAACAAGTTGAGGCTGTGTTAAATCATAGATAGATGGTTTCATTATTTATTCCTCATTTCTACTTTGTACACTTAATCACTATATAGGATTTATGTCTAATTTGCAATGACAAACTCACTATCTGTGTATACAAAAAAAGCAAAAGAACGAGTTGCTCTCTTGCTTTTACTTTATTGATTTATCGCATGTAATGCTTGTTTACTTAATTGTTCTAATCTCTCTGATAATTCTTGAGCCGTTTCTTGTGAATACACAATCGTTTCAACTGGTGTTGAGAAAAAATCAAGCAATTTTACAGCTTGCCATGTATCACCTTGTTTTTCAATCGTGATTTGTGGGTGCACACTCGTTGCCCCGCACGCATCAGCCACTAAAAATGCCAACTCATAAGTCCTTTCGTCTAGTTCTCTTAAACGATAATACCCATCATGAATAAACTGTTTGTCTGCTGATAAATGTTTTGTCAACACATCAATTTCTTCTTGTGTCATATTCACACGCCTCCTTTATTAGCCTTGATTAGTTAGTAAAGTTATCGAAGTAACCTTGAATAAAGACAATTGGTGTTCCTTTGTCCCCACTACCTGACGTTAAATCTGATAATGAACCGATTAAGTCAGTTAATTTTCTAGGTGTTGTTCCTTGAGCTTCCATTAATCCTGTTAAATCATCTGCTTTTGAATCAATGTGTTTTTTGATTGCTTCTTCAAGTTCAGCTCCACGTAAGTCAGAGAAATTGTTATCAGCAAGATATTTTAACTTCACTTCATTTGGTGTTCCTTCTAAACCTGATGTGTAAGCTGGAGAAACAACTGGGTCAGCTAATTCCCAAATTTTCCCAACTGGATCTTTAAACGCACCATCACCATAAACCATGACTTCCACTTGTTTACCAGTTAATTCTTTTAATTTACGTTGGATATTATCCACTGTTTCTTGCGAATTTCTTGGGAATAATTTCACGCCATCGTCTGTTGATTTATTTGAACCAAGCAAACCATATTGCTCATTAAAGCCACTTCCATCAACTGATTCAGATAAAACATCATCCAATGTGTACACTTTTTCCGCACCATTTTGTTCTAATATGCGTTTTGTACGGTAACGTGTGTGAATGTCACAGGTTAAGATATTTTTTGTATAAGATAAAATCGTTTTAGGTTTTTGTGAGAAAATCACTTCACACTCAGCACCTTCAGCTGCGATTAATTCTTTATAATAGTCAATATAATCAACACCTGTAAAGGTATGTTTTTGATAACCAAATAACTCTCTAAATTCAGATTCTGTTAACGTATCTGTCCAAGGATTAACCCCTTTTTCATCTAATGCGTCAAGTGAAATCAAGTGATTTCCCACTTCATCTGATGGATAACTTAACATTAAAACAATTTTTTTGCTTCCTCTGGCAATCCCTCTCAAACAGTTTGAAAAACGATTACGACTAAAAATTGGGAAGATAACCCCAACTGTATCTTCATTAAATTTGTGACGAATATCTTCTGCAATCTGGTCAATAGACGCATAGTTTCCTTGTGCTCTAGCAACAATCGATTCTGTTACAGCCACAATATCTTTGTCTTGAATGGCGAAGTTTCCTTCTTTAGACGCTTCAATCACACTATCAATTACGATAGATTCTAAATCGTCTCCTTCATTGATAATTGGACAACGTAATCCCCTTGATACAGTTCCAATAATTCTTGACATAGTTTACTCTCCCTTATCGTACAACTCATTTTT from Vagococcus martis includes these protein-coding regions:
- a CDS encoding YqgQ family protein; amino-acid sequence: MKTMYDVQQLFKRFGIFIYVGNRLWDIELMMIELKQLEEAGLIDKQEYIKAMLVLKREHHLEEDYQEGQ
- a CDS encoding rhomboid family intramembrane serine protease, with the protein product MREYNTTRWMRFKRGPYFTYLFLAIQIVVFILMELVGLTQGIYSGSEDVGILYQFGAMTHAAINIDGEIWRLVTPIFVHIGFFHLLLNSLGLYFVGRILEPLIGHARFFLVYMLSGIFGNLWSFAFGSDNAISAGASTSLFGIFAAFIILGQIYKYHPAIKYMSRNMTLLILMNLVMNLFDSGVDIMGHFGGALGGLLIMIIVGVPANKLGFNENIDKTKRLLSLVVFVLLSVGCLYKGFYG
- a CDS encoding 5-formyltetrahydrofolate cyclo-ligase, which produces MKKAIRQEIISRLNHLATQENKKNNIEDEMLSRLFETSQWQQATVIATTYPMTHEFDTKKLMTRAFNEGKTIVIPKTQKLGLMDFYLYDDSVELELTRFGVYEPIDSQLYDKVDIDLMIVPGVGFTTEGKRIGYGGGFYDRYLTDFKGHTISLVFQEQLLEELETEPHDKIVDTLICARKGELYERI
- a CDS encoding MarR family winged helix-turn-helix transcriptional regulator, with amino-acid sequence MEKIANKLLKLLPYWHFNVERRIKQKNDLNITYEGYYCLLGLTQVPSMTMTDIATDFYFGKQQTTRIISQLVSHGLVKKTISPLDKRITNVSISEKGMSYLKRNPFDTTDLGEDLNQKLTKEEMEELNHALDVLLKTFQK
- a CDS encoding FUSC family protein is translated as MLTKLSTHIKQNFSKNLVDFTTNLLFILIFTLIFGKENLLPIVALSVGFLMFPKINFGVTDKVLIMTNLILFPLGGIISQLPHSQPFLLFFVYAAFTLLILVLTAEPIAFQYSIPYMINFLFCQATPVESTHALNRIICLVVGSVVLSILAVKSKKRQPLTATKLKLDEQIKRSVSTPIYLLKMTLSVSIAMTVAILIHAPKPLWISIVAMSLTEIHFSETVKKTRERIIGTAFGVIVFYLFLVKLIPTPYAIAFILSVGFISYFLVDYKHKTIVNSIAAMNAALVMFPSGVSIANRFIGLFIGIVIAIVVAMMCHLIQKAIVR
- the rlmN gene encoding 23S rRNA (adenine(2503)-C(2))-methyltransferase RlmN, producing the protein MMKPSIYDLTQPQLVDWFVKNGEKKFRAAQVWQWLYEKRVTDFSEMSNLSKQTIELLNENFVLDPLNEVVVQEGQDGTVKYLFELPDHHMIETVLMRQAYGLSVCVTTQIGCNIGCTFCASGLLKKQRNLTTGEIVAQIMKVQHYLDKQGQGERVSHIVVMGIGEPFDNYNNVMDFLSIMNDPKGLQIGARHMTVSTSGLVPKIKQFATNGLQVNLAISLHAPNNDTRTSIMQINRAYPLERLMDAVDYYLKETNRRITFEYIMLQGVNDTPEHAQQLADLLKDKKKLTYVNLIPYNTVEEHDLYQRSTKKDTLAFYDILKRNGINCVVRQEFGSDIDAACGQLRSKQMKKEKSK
- a CDS encoding coenzyme F420-0:L-glutamate ligase, which translates into the protein MSRIIGTVSRGLRCPIINEGDDLESIVIDSVIEASKEGNFAIQDKDIVAVTESIVARAQGNYASIDQIAEDIRHKFNEDTVGVIFPIFSRNRFSNCLRGIARGSKKIVLMLSYPSDEVGNHLISLDALDEKGVNPWTDTLTESEFRELFGYQKHTFTGVDYIDYYKELIAAEGAECEVIFSQKPKTILSYTKNILTCDIHTRYRTKRILEQNGAEKVYTLDDVLSESVDGSGFNEQYGLLGSNKSTDDGVKLFPRNSQETVDNIQRKLKELTGKQVEVMVYGDGAFKDPVGKIWELADPVVSPAYTSGLEGTPNEVKLKYLADNNFSDLRGAELEEAIKKHIDSKADDLTGLMEAQGTTPRKLTDLIGSLSDLTSGSGDKGTPIVFIQGYFDNFTN